Proteins encoded together in one Nyctibius grandis isolate bNycGra1 chromosome 1, bNycGra1.pri, whole genome shotgun sequence window:
- the KLF11 gene encoding Krueppel-like factor 11 isoform X1: MHGSPCSEMGDAPAVDIVDIYESIRERQRHDSERSTCSTLEQNDIEAVEALVCMSSWGQRSQKGDMLKIRPLTPFSDSGDFTMHAEATPELPKDYLSTLCMTPPHSPDFVELSAAMLLSSQVTYSKPRTVMANTAACSVTSATGASPITKPSVINLERQCSQKPVISESFAPQPRRAMATSVIRHTGDSSAYHHVPAVQEKTKVTSGCSTSRDWCGDDRRHSRLPQDMCAADDLINKTSPVHQPYACDSSDIVTSKGQLPVHPVLPQTHLPKNCENDLQKRATPVTPAPVSSPQVLCQMIPLNGQSSMINAYVKPSTPTVSTPMKPILPQTAPLSQPVLMGPSVPQGTVMLVLPQTAVTQTPQCPQTVMTVGNTKLLPLAPAPVFIASGQSCAPQMDFSRRRNYVCNFPGCKKTYFKSSHLKAHLRTHTGEKPFSCSWEGCDKKFARSDELSRHRRTHTGEKKFACPVCERRFMRSDHLTKHTRRHMTTKKIPSWQTEVGKLNRIAMAEKPKSSNALSMLIPMPSSVCQG; this comes from the exons ATGCACGGCTCGCCCTGCTCGGAGATGGGAGATGCCCCCGCG GTTGACATTGTGGACATCTATGAGTCTATCCGTGAAAGGCAGCGTCATGACAGCGAAAGGTCTACCTGCAGCACCTTGGAGCAGAACGACATCGAAGCCGTTGAAGCGCTTGTTTGTATGAGCTCCTGGGGTCAAAGATCGCAGAAAGGTGACATGTTAAAGATAAGGCCACTTACGCCCTTCTCGGATTCTGGTGATTTCACAATGCACGCTGAGGCTACGCCTGAATTACCAAAGGACTATTTATCTACTCTG tgcatGACCCCTCCGCACAGCCCTGACTTTGTTGAGCTATCAGCTGCTATGCTTCTCTCCTCACAAGTCACTTACTCCAAACCAAGGACTGTCATGGCAAATACAGCTGCCTGCTCAGTCACATCAGCGACCGGTGCCTCTCCCATAACCAAGCCATCTGTTATCAACCTGGAGCGACAGTGCAGCCAGAAGCCAGTGATATCTGAATCCTTTGCCCCTCAGCCTCGCAGGGCCATGGCAACAAGTGTGATACGTCACACAGGTGATAGTTCTGCTTACCATCACGTTCCTGCTgtgcaagagaaaacaaaagtaactTCAGGCTGCAGCACTTCCAGAGACTGGTGTGGAGATGACCGAAGACATTCCAGACTGCCACAGGACATGTGTGCTGCGGATGATTTAATTAACAAAACCTCTCCAGTTCATCAACCTTATGCATGTGACTCCAGTGATATTGTGACCAGTAAAGGACAACTACCAGTCCATCCTGTTTTGCCACAGACCCACTTACCAAAGAATTGTGAGAATGACTTGCAAAAAAGAGCTACCCCAGTGACACCTGCCCCTGTTTCAAGCCCCCAGGTTCTCTGTCAAATGATCCCTTTAAATGGACAAAGCAGTATGATCAATGCCTATGTCAAGCCTTCAACTCCAACAGTCTCAACTCCCATGAAACCTATTTTACCGCAGACAGCCCCGCTCTCTCAGCCTGTACTCATGGGACCTTCTGTGCCTCAGGGGACTGTCATGTTGGTTCTTCCACAGACTGCTGTCACACAGACACCGCAGTGCCCGCAAACAGTAATGACTGTTGGGAACACCAAGTTACTGCCACTCGCTCCTGCTCCCGTGTTCATTGCTTCTGGTCAAAGCTGCGCCCCCCAGATGGACTTTTCTAGACGGAGGAATTATGTTTGCAACTTCCCGGGGTGCAAGAAAACCTATTTCAAAAGTTCCCACCTCAAAGCCCACCTTCGCACCCACACTG GAGAAAAGcctttcagctgcagctgggaaggcTGTGACAAGAAGTTTGCCCGCTCAGATGAACTGTCACGCCACCGGAGAACTCACACGGGAGAGAAGAAGTTTGCTTGTCCTGTGTGTGAGCGTCGCTTCATGCGCAGCGATCACTTGACCAAGCACACCCGCCGCCATATGACCACAAAGAAGATCCCCAGCTGGCAGACAGAGGTTGGCAAACTCAACAGAATTGCCATGGCAGAGAAACCGAAAAGCAGCAATGCTCTGAGTATGCTCATCCCCATGCCATCGTCTGTCTGTCAGGGCTAG
- the KLF11 gene encoding Krueppel-like factor 11 isoform X2, whose product MTPPHSPDFVELSAAMLLSSQVTYSKPRTVMANTAACSVTSATGASPITKPSVINLERQCSQKPVISESFAPQPRRAMATSVIRHTGDSSAYHHVPAVQEKTKVTSGCSTSRDWCGDDRRHSRLPQDMCAADDLINKTSPVHQPYACDSSDIVTSKGQLPVHPVLPQTHLPKNCENDLQKRATPVTPAPVSSPQVLCQMIPLNGQSSMINAYVKPSTPTVSTPMKPILPQTAPLSQPVLMGPSVPQGTVMLVLPQTAVTQTPQCPQTVMTVGNTKLLPLAPAPVFIASGQSCAPQMDFSRRRNYVCNFPGCKKTYFKSSHLKAHLRTHTGEKPFSCSWEGCDKKFARSDELSRHRRTHTGEKKFACPVCERRFMRSDHLTKHTRRHMTTKKIPSWQTEVGKLNRIAMAEKPKSSNALSMLIPMPSSVCQG is encoded by the exons atGACCCCTCCGCACAGCCCTGACTTTGTTGAGCTATCAGCTGCTATGCTTCTCTCCTCACAAGTCACTTACTCCAAACCAAGGACTGTCATGGCAAATACAGCTGCCTGCTCAGTCACATCAGCGACCGGTGCCTCTCCCATAACCAAGCCATCTGTTATCAACCTGGAGCGACAGTGCAGCCAGAAGCCAGTGATATCTGAATCCTTTGCCCCTCAGCCTCGCAGGGCCATGGCAACAAGTGTGATACGTCACACAGGTGATAGTTCTGCTTACCATCACGTTCCTGCTgtgcaagagaaaacaaaagtaactTCAGGCTGCAGCACTTCCAGAGACTGGTGTGGAGATGACCGAAGACATTCCAGACTGCCACAGGACATGTGTGCTGCGGATGATTTAATTAACAAAACCTCTCCAGTTCATCAACCTTATGCATGTGACTCCAGTGATATTGTGACCAGTAAAGGACAACTACCAGTCCATCCTGTTTTGCCACAGACCCACTTACCAAAGAATTGTGAGAATGACTTGCAAAAAAGAGCTACCCCAGTGACACCTGCCCCTGTTTCAAGCCCCCAGGTTCTCTGTCAAATGATCCCTTTAAATGGACAAAGCAGTATGATCAATGCCTATGTCAAGCCTTCAACTCCAACAGTCTCAACTCCCATGAAACCTATTTTACCGCAGACAGCCCCGCTCTCTCAGCCTGTACTCATGGGACCTTCTGTGCCTCAGGGGACTGTCATGTTGGTTCTTCCACAGACTGCTGTCACACAGACACCGCAGTGCCCGCAAACAGTAATGACTGTTGGGAACACCAAGTTACTGCCACTCGCTCCTGCTCCCGTGTTCATTGCTTCTGGTCAAAGCTGCGCCCCCCAGATGGACTTTTCTAGACGGAGGAATTATGTTTGCAACTTCCCGGGGTGCAAGAAAACCTATTTCAAAAGTTCCCACCTCAAAGCCCACCTTCGCACCCACACTG GAGAAAAGcctttcagctgcagctgggaaggcTGTGACAAGAAGTTTGCCCGCTCAGATGAACTGTCACGCCACCGGAGAACTCACACGGGAGAGAAGAAGTTTGCTTGTCCTGTGTGTGAGCGTCGCTTCATGCGCAGCGATCACTTGACCAAGCACACCCGCCGCCATATGACCACAAAGAAGATCCCCAGCTGGCAGACAGAGGTTGGCAAACTCAACAGAATTGCCATGGCAGAGAAACCGAAAAGCAGCAATGCTCTGAGTATGCTCATCCCCATGCCATCGTCTGTCTGTCAGGGCTAG